The DNA window CATGGAAACTCGAGCTCCTTATGCATGTACTAGCCAAGTTTTGCCTGAAAATGATGATAAACATGGCCTACCACTTAGAGCACTTGAAAAAGTAAGTATAGATGTATGCAAGTTCACTGATCTTTCTATGCATGTGATGGTTTCTTCTTGTATTGATGCTTTTGTGGCACAGATGAACCATGTGGTTTCGGAGAATCGAGACTATGAAGTGTGTGATGAGACTGTCATCCTCTGGCATTCAGAAAATGCTGAAAGGCGTTTCTTCCCCGTGGAATTACATCCTGTGAGGGGCGTACAGCTGGTTGACAGATCGATGCTTCAGAAACCGAATCCATTGGAACAAAACCAGCATCATGATAGGGCACCGAACCTTGAGCTTGCTTTAGGGGCCGAAAGAAAATCCTCGACTTCGGACATCCAACCATCAATAATCAGGAATGCTGAAAGAAAAGTAGCCAAGGAATACATCCATGGTGAGAGATCAATCAAAGCAGATGAAGATGATGACGACGAATCGGCCTCTCTTTCCCTCTCTCTTTCGTTCCCCTTTCCCAAGGAGTAAAAAACCACAAAAATGCTCAAAAAACTGAGCAGCTTGTGTCTCAGAAAGATCATGTCACTACCTCATTGCTTCTCTTTCACGATTTTGGAGACTAGTAGTGCTGTACATCAAAAGTACATATCCGGGCTTGTATAGCTGTAAGTAGGTACGGTATATGTAGTGGGATCGTGTTTTATGATCCTTCAATCGGTTACCTGAAAAATAGTTGGTAAAGTCAGATATTCGAATTATAACTCTTTTAGATCACATCCTCTCCAGTACATGTATAGTTGGCAAGTGCGTAGTGCCTGTGGCTGTCTGATTATTCGTAGATGCAGTTTCAGGACTGTTTGTGCTATGAAAATGTTTGGCTCGTCATGCTGATAACTTATCATTCTTATGATTTTCCTGTAATTCATCATGGCGTGCCAAAGATGACATATCATAGCTTGGGGAAATAACTCTTTGGGAGTAGATCTTGGATTCAAGAACGAGTCCTCTTCTTGGgccaggaaaaaaaattaaaaataaacattaaaGAATCAGAAGATGATGTTTGTATGAAGTTCGGCGGTATTAATTCCACAGATGGTCTCTGTTGATATaaatgatgttttttttttcaatataatCGTGCTGAATTGCCTTGTTGATATTTGAGACAAGAAAAAGGGAATGGATAGGAAACCGGAAAGCAACTCATTGCTCCCAACAAAAATACAAGTGATAAAGCATTGAAAAACCCACTAATAtaacttgaaattttattttttaacgttattttaattttcatttcttCGATGGGAAAACTCAGAGAAGAAAGACGAAGTGCCGTAGAAATTCatgcaatgaaataatttataatttcgAGTGTAGTTTTCTACAAAATTGCATCAAATATTGACTTTACAATAGCCATTGCTTTGGAGCTCTAAAGGATGAAAAAATCAATCAAGGATTTGTAAAAGTACTTATGGTTTTTacttaatttttgaaaatagaccAATACTTATTGCTTTACATTGAACCGATGACATCACGGGGAAGAgttgacataaaaaattaacaTTCTACACTAGTCAATTCAAACAGTATGTACCCGGTGAGAGTGACGACATTTCCATTTTGGAGTATTGGGTTGAAAGCAATGAAAAACTACATTTGATTTTGTCTAAGCATTGCATCTGGTTATACAATGTTATCAATATCTAGGATTTGTATGTATACCAAGCATAATAATTTTACAACAATGAATCACGGGATCGTGTTATCTGATTATTGTTGCGAGTAAACAGGTGCAGCAGCAGCATTATAGTTACCATCAAAATGTAGCATCAGCTTATTCAATTTGTGATTGCTTATCCTCTGCTGGTACACACTGCAGCTCTTCTTATCTTCTTCCAACCCTGAAGCATCATCATCAGAAGTTGGTGGCAAGAGCATTGTTGCAAGCTTAACGATGTCTTTACTCGAATTAATGATTCGGTTGAAGCAGAGGTATCTGCCGTAAGAACAAGGATCCTCGAAAACACAGATATGAGCGTCTACCAAGAACGGCAAGTCCACAGTCACAAACACACCATTTTTAAACATCTCCGCTGCCCCCAATAAGTAGGGATCTTTTATACTCAAATCAGGACGCATTAATAGGCCTCCATTTATAGACACCATGTTCACCCCTCTGTCCTTCGCCAGTGCCCATGCTGTCTTCTCCGCTACCGTCTTCCATACTCCATGCCATAACTatgtaaaacataaaatacaagattttatAATCAGGTGTCTTAGTGATCAATCAACTTTGCTAGTACTACTTTACAGTACGTGGCCAGCAGGAGCAGTTGCCCCCTCTTCCCTGTTAACCATTCCAATATGTATTTTGCCATGTGTTGAACATGGGATAAAAAAGTGTTTTTGCCTCCCCTAAGTTTTAAGAATCTTCTAATGTTAAGTTCCGGTCCCTGCTTGACAATTCTCACTTCATCACTTCTACCTTAGTTCAATATTCAGATGTTGCTTTAGGTACTTTCATATTATTCGGAAGAACAGATTctacaattaaattaaatgttaCTGAGAAAATATCTATAGAATTTAGGGGCATTGTGTGGTGGATGAGGCTCTTTATGAACGATCCATGTAAATCGATTCTTATATAGCATTCTTTTTTCACTTCAAAATTCAGTTGCTAATACATACAAGATGGGATTTTGTTTGAGTACCTTAAATTTTTTACAAAAGTTGATGTCACTCCAATTTCTTTCGTCAACACGAACATCATCGTCCTCGACCCCGTTATTATTGTGGTGTTGGCTGTCCCTCCAGATGACAGCAGCCGCAGAGGAGGTAAAAACAACCTTGTCTATAGTGTGTGTCTGTGCACAAGCTTCTAGGACATTGTGTGCTGCTCTTACTTCCAATTCACCCATATATTCCTGTATTGTGTGTATACTCGACACCCTATGTTAATCAAGTGAATTCAATATTTGTGATCTCCAATTGGAAAAAGAAGTGTTCACGTACGTCATTAGTTGGGTGATCGGAGGGAGGCTCGAAGGAGTAAAACAAGGCACAACATCCCTTCAGCGCCTGCATAATGCTACCATAATCCAATGGATCTGAATGGAATACTCTCAACTTTTCACCATATTTACTCCATTGCCTCTCCTCATACCACTCATCTGAAATCAGTATCAcatcatttatataatttacGACGACAAAAGTCAACAATTTATTAATGTAAGACTTCGTAATTGCCTGGACACAACCAAGAAATCGAAGAACCggaaggaaaaataaaaaacgaAACTGTACACAAGCGAACAAATTTCTACTCATAATCTACGatatttattcaaaaatcaacTTAATTAGAAGAAACTCGCAGATTCTAAACCAAAAATTAACACACACACTTAACACCAAACACATGGCAAGCACGTACCCCCGTGGTTGTTCACCGCAGCGTGAACCGTATACCCTCTCTGCAACAGGCGGTGCACCAGGGCGGAGCCCAACTGCCCTGACGCATCCATTACGCACACCGTCCCCATCGCCGATTCATCCCAAAAAACAGCCGCAGGTGCCATTACCCCCCAGCTGTGTATGAAAAAACTCCGAAATGGGTATCTAATCTAATCTAAATCATGAAAAAACAGGTAGAAAAGGGAAATTGAGATTTGAAAGAATCGAGTAGACGCGCATATATATTTATAGGGAGGGGAAGGACCGGACTGGTAGTTGTGCGCGAGTTGGATGTTTTCTTGGCATTCAAAGAGTGCGGGGGACTTAATAGTAGATAGTTGGGAAGCTGGTGGTTAGCTTTCCTAACCATCTATAATTAtccttatttttattataattaaatctATAATTGGAcactaacttttttttttatttgaattcaaCTATCTCAAATACTATCTATCTATCTCTCGAGAGAAGTTTATATCATTTCATCACTCGCGAGTCGAGTCAACAAAATTTAAGTGGTATCCTATGGATGAGTACACTACCCTTGACCCATCTCAAACCCAAATAAAAGACAGGCACATCAAGAGGTCATgtattcttctataaatatcatgtttgagtgttcagttgaggcattcactatattgttttcagcagcatccTTAGCTGCTCCCTTCATACATCCTCAGTCTCTGatttgagcgtcggaggggctacgtcgGGACACCCTcccggcccccttctaacgatcttattcgtgatttcaggctcaggacaatTTTGAAACATGTGTCtgtactagtgacacttgctggaattgGACCCTAAATTTTTCGTGAGTATCATTAAGGAATACCCTTATCAAATATCTaggtgaaaataaaaatttaaaagaaatttacATATTATTCAAGTTCACGTAAATTCCAACTTCTAATTTGTTCATTAGGGGACATAAAGAGccataattcataaattaaaaatataggCGAACACAGCAAAATCTAGATCAAACACAACACGACGACCGACAGGCCATGTGTTTTGTTTCTTCTAGAATTCAAGCAGACATTGTGTGGGTATAATAAAGCCCATGAGTTTCACAACCAACCAACCCATCTAGTTTGAAAAATGTAGTAAAAGAAAAAACGTAAGTAAGAACAAGTTGCATCAAATGCATGTGCATGCATATATCGAACTTTTCgaattgattattattattattattatttttattcatataatgCCACAATCTTGAAATCAACGCTCGAAATAAACAGTTGGAGAGAAGTAAAAAGTTGGTTGAAATAATAAAGAAATGACTACTTTTTGAAGGAGAAGTTTGGTGGGAAACATCCCCTTTGGTCTTAATTTGCCACATTTGTGGTTTTGAGTTGAGAAAACGTCATAGCTTTGACTTGATCCCCTCCATATACATATTCCACTGACTAA is part of the Primulina tabacum isolate GXHZ01 chromosome 18, ASM2559414v2, whole genome shotgun sequence genome and encodes:
- the LOC142532680 gene encoding cinnamoyl-CoA reductase 1-like, with protein sequence MAPAAVFWDESAMGTVCVMDASGQLGSALVHRLLQRGYTVHAAVNNHGDEWYEERQWSKYGEKLRVFHSDPLDYGSIMQALKGCCALFYSFEPPSDHPTNDEYMGELEVRAAHNVLEACAQTHTIDKVVFTSSAAAVIWRDSQHHNNNGVEDDDVRVDERNWSDINFCKKFKLWHGVWKTVAEKTAWALAKDRGVNMVSINGGLLMRPDLSIKDPYLLGAAEMFKNGVFVTVDLPFLVDAHICVFEDPCSYGRYLCFNRIINSSKDIVKLATMLLPPTSDDDASGLEEDKKSCSVYQQRISNHKLNKLMLHFDGNYNAAAAPVYSQQ